A single window of Aspergillus flavus chromosome 4, complete sequence DNA harbors:
- a CDS encoding uncharacterized protein (of unknown function-domain containing protein), with amino-acid sequence MGWWWSSSSPTKNEAQIISSFDTQPAPENAGVPTSQPRTLTREERADAELKQLLASLEGDINKGHEASQGSPSSAESTSLPPSSIAPESLYPDTMSCRSAFDYAFFCQSFGGQFVNVYRYGELRSCSEHWDNFWLCMKTRTWSDGARKKAVRDHYRKKAIKYKTGPSSEDVWDLRTEPVRNAFEGDFAALEKEMQAEEESQGAGAA; translated from the coding sequence atgggttggtggtggagttCGTCTTCTCCTACCAAAAATGAAGCGCAAATCATCTCATCATTCGATACGCAACCGGCGCCAGAGAACGCCGGGGTACCTACATCGCAACCACGGACATTAACTCGCGAAGAACGAGCAGATGCGGAGTTGAAGCAATTGCTAGCCAGCTTGGAGGGAGACATCAATAAAGGACATGAGGCATCGCAAGGGTCACCGTCCTCCGCAGAGTCCACATCATTACCCCCGTCATCCATAGCGCCGGAATCTCTCTACCCCGATACAATGTCCTGTCGTTCTGCGTTCGACTACGCATTCTTCTGTCAATCGTTCGGCGGGCAGTTTGTCAATGTTTACCGATATGGCGAGCTGCGATCGTGCAGTGAACACTGGGATAATTTCTGGCTTTGCATGAAGACCAGGACATGGTCGGATGGTGCTCGTAAGAAGGCAGTCAGAGACCACTATCGCAAGAAAGCCATCAAGTATAAGACGGGGCCCAGTAGTGAGGATGTCTGGGATCTCCGGACAGAGCCGGTTCGGAATGCTTTTGAAGGGGATTTTGCTGCTCTAGAGAAGGAGATGCAGGCCGAGGAAGAATCACAGGGGGCTGGTGCCGCTTAG
- a CDS encoding uncharacterized protein (expressed protein), with the protein MDSRIYHAIHSFLFHSAYRTKKSRRHGQSNARPSPLLPHADGAHNHARRHKLRKHVHWGAVVQLPDRPRKGYYPNYFDERASNHKPILKPQTSLDRSMYYRNLWAMIELADQRLGYLYDCLRAADDEAGLDWIIKVDDEFMGREANRRARVSADKTWK; encoded by the coding sequence ATGGATTCACGAATATACCACGCTATACATTCCTTTCTATTCCACAGTGCTTATCGCACAAAAAAGTCACGTCGACATGGACAGTCGAACGCACGACCATCCCCACTACTACCGCACGCAGATGGGGCTCATAACCATGCTCGAAGACACAAGCTACGGAAACACGTTCACTGGGGCGCGGTGGTGCAACTCCCTGACCGTCCCAGAAAGGGGTACTATCCAAACTATTTCGACGAGAGAGCATCAAACCATAAACCCATACTCAAGCCCCAGACATCATTGGACCGGTCGATGTACTACAGAAATTTATGGGCAATGATCGAGCTGGCTGATCAACGGTTGGGATATCTTTACGATTGTTTGAGGGCGGCTGATGACGAGGCTGGCTTAGATTGGATCATAAAGGTCGACGACGAGTTCATGGGTCGAGAGGCAAATCGAAGGGCAAGAGTATCTGCAGATAAGACCTGGAAATGA
- a CDS encoding cytochrome protein: MGKDGLSTDGLIQNAWSGSSELVWPLLATVLVLCCIATRIISGFQSRVDSKTEQPQSVKTLPYWFPWLGHSLSFVWDHVSFTEKSRDYMNASVFGSYMGGTKHNTIVSPSMIKSIMQSKATTSAPLVNRALKAFGDDLGSLRDLNTTDYQVFHHKLPNLLMREPFITEASETTIQLLKREVPNFVTFCRSVVDQTLWERGSDVEVVDDNGDKPACEANLFDLVRGFIGNITTTTLMGQAILEAFPSLLDDLWVLDNRFPLLAIGVPRWAPLPGVPAAYAARDRILNSLAAYQQAFLQWDDGIDPGVKFRDLEDVSEPLKQRIRTSKNLGLSPRSSAPGHLSLLWAMNVNSSNIAFWYLVRLYNDPTLLEEIRKEISPYVKAHRPSREETGFPFEEPPRISLNLKGLLDSCPLLKASFYETLRLDSADMSFRKLTSDLTITESNEDVTNSDRTKPHSYKVYKGESLILHHGVLQNDSRYFSNPSQFDPLRFIITDPETGEKKANMHTIHPFGGGMSGCKGRTFAERQLLAFTAAMIVMWDIEPMDGSHFTVPRHRQSSGAYLPKNDIRGKTLWNVNNHGVVVFIRGGRHYLAPPMADRDLSFCITCRIYIVQNIHI, from the exons atgggaaaGGATGGATTATCTACTGATGGTCTGATACAAAATGCGTGGAGTGGCTCATCGGAGCTGGTATGGCCATTGTTGGCAACCGTTCTGGTCCTCTGCTGTATTGCCACGCGTATCATCAGTGGATTCCAGAGTCGTGTCGACAGTAAGACTGAACAACCGCAATCAGTGAAGACGCTGCCGTATTGGTTTCCGTGGCTGGGCCatagtctttcttttgtatggGACCACGTAAGCTTCACTGAAAAATCCAG AGATTATATGAATGCATCTGTGTTTGGGAGCTACATGGGTGGCACAAAGCACAATACTATTGTGTCACCATCCATGATCAAATCTATCATGCAATCCAAAGCCACAACATCAGCTCCTCTAGTCAACCGTGCGCTGAAGGCTTTTGGCGATGACTTGGGTTCACTGCGAGACCTGAATACTACTGACTATCAAGTGTTTCATCACAAGCTTCCCAATCTGCTCATGCGGGAACCGTTCATAACGGAAGCTTCCGAAACTACTATTCAACTTTTAAAACGCGAGGTTCCAAATTTCGTCACCTTCTGCCGGAGCGTAGTTGATCAAACGCTGTGGGAGCGTGGGAGCGATGTCGAAGTTGTCGATGACAACGGCGACAAGCCCGCTTGCGAGGCAAACCTGTTTGACCTTGTCAGGGGCTTCATCGGGAATATTACAACCACTACCCTAATGGGTCAAGCGATTCTGGAAGCCTTTCCTAGTTTGCTTGATGATCTTTGGGTACTGGACAATCGATTCCCCCTTCTAGCGATTGGTGTACCTCGTTGGGCACCACTTCCTGGTGTGCCTGCAGCGTATGCTGCTCGTGATCGGATACTGAACTCTCTTGCCGCCTACCAACAAGCATTTCTCCAGTGGGATGATGGGATAGACCCTGGTGTGAAATTCCGTGACCTCGAAGATGTTTCAGAGCCTTTGAAACAACGCATCCGGACGTCTAAGAACTTGGGGCTCTCACCAAGGTCCAGCGCACCCGGGCATCTGTCTTTGCTCTGGGCGATGAATGTTAACTCTTCAAACATCGCCTTTTGGTACCTTGTCCGTCTTTACAATGATCCCACCCTCCTAGAAGAAATTCGAAAAGAAATCTCTCCATACGTGAAAGCTCACAGGCCAAGTAGGGAGGAAACTGGCTTCCCTTTTGAAGAGCCACCCAGAATCTCTCTTAACCTCAAAGGCTTGCTGGACTCTTGCCCTCTATTGAAGGCTAGCTTCTACGAAACACTTCGTTTGGATTCAGCCGACATGTCATTCCGAAAACTCACATCTGACTTGACTATCACAGAGTCCAACGAAGACGTTACAAACAGTGATAGGACAAAGCCCCATAGTTATAAAGTCTACAAAGGCGAGAGTCTTATACTCCATCATGGAGTGCTGCAGAATGACTCTCGATATTTCTCAAACCCCAGCCAGTTTGATCCACTGCGATTTATCATAACTGACCCGGAAACCGGAGAAAAGAAGGCAAATATGCACACAATTCACCCATTTGGCGGTGGCATGTCTGGATGCAAGGGACGGACATTTGCGGAGAGGCAGCTTTTGGCTTTCACTGCCGCAATGATCGTCATGTGGGACATTGAACCGATGGATGGCAGTCACTTTACAGTCCCAAGGCATAGGCAATCTAGCGGCGCTTATTTGCCCAAAAATGACATTAGG GGAAAAACACTGTGGAACGTCAACAATCACGGAGTGG TGGTTTTCATAAGGGGAGGAAGACACTATCTCGCCCCGCCTATGGCTGACCGGGACCTAAGTTTTTGTATAACCTGCCGAATTTACATAGTCCAAAACATCCACATATAG